A window from Rhizosphaericola mali encodes these proteins:
- a CDS encoding amidohydrolase family protein codes for MKKILLSLSICATILSSKAQENIYPAKSFSGKTYLVNATVHVGNGKVLENTTVVFSNGKISEIGTNINVPAASETIKIVDASNKQIYPGLILSDTDLGLKEIGAATPGSDDYEELGDYNSDIRSIVAYDATSMIIGTLRTNGILLASVSPQAGTVAGLSSVVQLDAWNWEDASYKVDNNLHVHLPSFSNRPSRMAMYMRMMGMDASEEGGAEKKAIETLEEMKAFFRQAQSYLAESVPAEHNIKFEAIRGLFEKKQKLFVHANEVKQMLAAIDFSKEFGFDVVIVGGTESWRIADLLKTNNISVILKEEHSLPTNQDDDVDQPYKTPYLLQKAGVLFALNDTHEETRYRNLMFNAGTAAAYGLTKEEALEAITLNAAKILGIDDKTGTIEVGKDANVIISEGDILDMKSSILDKAYIQGRDVSLQNKQTELYDRYMYKYNLKK; via the coding sequence ATGAAAAAAATATTACTAAGTTTATCCATTTGTGCAACAATCTTGTCATCTAAAGCGCAAGAAAATATTTATCCGGCTAAATCCTTTTCTGGTAAGACATACCTAGTTAATGCTACGGTACACGTGGGTAATGGCAAAGTACTCGAAAATACTACAGTTGTTTTTTCTAATGGTAAAATATCTGAAATCGGAACAAATATTAATGTTCCGGCAGCTAGTGAGACTATAAAAATTGTAGATGCTTCGAATAAACAAATATATCCTGGACTTATTCTCTCAGATACGGATTTAGGTTTAAAGGAAATTGGTGCTGCAACACCCGGTAGTGATGACTATGAAGAGTTGGGAGACTATAATTCAGATATTCGTTCTATAGTTGCTTATGATGCTACATCGATGATTATTGGAACCTTGCGTACCAATGGAATTTTATTAGCAAGTGTATCTCCTCAGGCGGGTACAGTTGCGGGGCTTTCTTCTGTTGTGCAGTTAGATGCCTGGAATTGGGAAGATGCAAGTTATAAAGTAGATAATAATTTGCATGTTCATTTGCCCTCGTTTTCTAACCGCCCTAGTAGGATGGCGATGTATATGCGTATGATGGGAATGGATGCTTCTGAGGAAGGTGGTGCCGAAAAGAAGGCCATTGAAACTTTAGAAGAAATGAAAGCATTTTTTAGACAAGCACAATCCTATTTAGCAGAAAGTGTTCCTGCAGAACATAATATCAAATTTGAAGCTATTAGAGGTTTGTTTGAAAAAAAGCAAAAATTATTTGTTCATGCGAATGAAGTTAAACAAATGTTGGCTGCTATTGATTTTTCTAAAGAATTCGGATTTGATGTTGTAATTGTTGGTGGCACAGAAAGCTGGCGTATCGCAGATTTACTTAAAACAAATAATATCTCTGTTATTCTTAAGGAGGAACATTCTCTACCTACCAACCAAGATGATGATGTGGATCAACCATATAAAACGCCTTATTTATTGCAAAAAGCTGGTGTCTTATTTGCCTTAAATGATACACACGAGGAAACGAGATATCGAAATCTGATGTTTAATGCAGGTACAGCAGCTGCTTATGGGTTAACAAAAGAAGAGGCCCTGGAGGCAATTACATTAAATGCAGCTAAAATTTTGGGTATTGATGATAAAACAGGAACTATAGAAGTTGGAAAAGATGCCAATGTAATAATATCTGAGGGCGACATTTTGGATATGAAATCCAGTATTTTGGATAAAGCTTATATTCAAGGAAGAGATGTTAGTTTACAAAATAAGCAAACTGAATTATATGATCGTTATATGTATAAATATAATTTGAAAAAATAA
- a CDS encoding S9 family peptidase → MNYIKNTFLFLFLILICRTTKAQQFMMKSILDYPIISDLNVGSDYYSLYWVAGKKGARNIYYYDPTSKKTHRLTNFTSEEELEISQLQINSKQQILAFVRGGDHGGYLNHLPLNPNSNPINPGISIWIFYLKDNRMEKIALGDNFQLSPDGKKIAFTQNGDIWMCHLDHPYEQKLAVNIFGKCSDLQWSPDSKQLAFVSNRNQHSFLAIYTDSTTPIRYIDPSFQKDNNPKWSPDGRQLAFIRHFEQRIPTDSILKRIPEKWQIRLYNLTNGTTDSLYSSKNTLASGSEPNTSGGFNLNWVNNQQIYFLSNANNWTNLYLLNTKGKSVQNITPGNYTVEYPTLSPDKKSIVYSSNFQDIDRRHLQKVNIENGKITLLTSGNNSEVYPHLLADNESLFYLKSEATTPPLPVLNSNNKNINIAEVGPSFPQIGELVSPKEITFPSTNGFTIHGQLFLPNNKSKHFPIILFLHGGPNRQMILDWHYSSYYSNCYAVNQYLLNHGYAVLSINYRNGIGYGYAFDEPENTYSQGASEYEDILAATKWIKTQSNLDYNKIGVYGGSYGGYLTSLALSKNSDIFKAGVDLHGVHFHEPEEAINKYSEAPDLKQSLEIEKKSFALNYVANWTSPVLLIHGDDDRNVDFIQSKKLADQLENYHVPFEYLVIPDDSHHWMKYSNQVKIDQATVDFLMKHIPIN, encoded by the coding sequence ATGAATTATATAAAAAATACATTTTTATTTCTTTTTCTCATATTGATTTGCCGGACAACAAAAGCACAACAATTTATGATGAAATCTATTTTAGATTATCCAATAATTAGTGATTTAAATGTTGGAAGTGACTATTATAGTCTATATTGGGTTGCAGGAAAAAAGGGAGCCAGAAATATATATTATTATGATCCTACATCTAAAAAAACACATAGGTTAACTAATTTTACCTCAGAAGAGGAGTTAGAAATTTCTCAACTTCAAATCAATTCAAAACAGCAAATTCTCGCATTTGTAAGAGGAGGAGATCATGGAGGATATTTAAACCATTTGCCCTTAAACCCCAATTCAAATCCAATAAATCCCGGAATATCCATTTGGATCTTTTATCTGAAAGACAACCGAATGGAAAAAATTGCGCTAGGTGATAACTTTCAATTATCTCCTGATGGCAAAAAAATTGCATTTACCCAAAACGGTGATATTTGGATGTGCCACCTCGACCATCCTTATGAGCAAAAATTAGCCGTAAATATTTTTGGAAAATGTTCTGATCTTCAATGGTCACCAGATAGTAAACAACTAGCATTTGTTTCCAATAGAAATCAACATTCGTTCCTTGCTATTTACACAGATAGTACGACACCTATTAGATACATCGATCCTAGTTTTCAAAAAGATAATAATCCCAAGTGGTCCCCCGATGGTCGGCAACTTGCTTTTATCAGGCATTTTGAACAGAGAATTCCCACCGATAGTATCCTAAAACGAATTCCTGAAAAGTGGCAAATTAGACTATATAATCTTACAAATGGCACAACCGATAGTCTGTACTCTTCTAAAAACACATTAGCCAGTGGCTCCGAACCCAATACAAGTGGAGGGTTTAATTTGAATTGGGTAAATAATCAACAAATCTATTTTTTGTCTAATGCTAATAATTGGACGAATTTATATTTACTAAATACGAAAGGTAAAAGTGTTCAAAACATTACCCCAGGAAATTATACTGTCGAGTATCCCACATTATCACCTGATAAAAAATCTATCGTTTATAGTTCCAATTTTCAAGATATAGACCGCCGTCATTTACAAAAAGTCAATATCGAAAATGGGAAAATAACCCTTCTAACGAGTGGAAATAATTCAGAAGTTTATCCACACTTATTAGCAGACAACGAAAGTTTATTTTATCTAAAATCAGAAGCAACTACACCTCCATTACCCGTATTAAATTCAAATAATAAAAACATCAATATTGCTGAGGTCGGTCCTTCATTCCCCCAAATAGGTGAACTTGTCTCTCCAAAAGAAATTACCTTCCCATCAACTAATGGATTTACAATACATGGGCAACTATTTCTTCCGAACAATAAAAGCAAACATTTTCCTATAATTTTATTCCTACATGGAGGACCTAATAGGCAAATGATTTTAGATTGGCATTATTCCTCCTATTATTCCAATTGTTATGCCGTTAACCAATATTTGCTTAACCATGGATATGCAGTCCTTTCTATAAACTATAGAAATGGTATTGGATATGGATATGCATTTGACGAGCCCGAGAATACCTATAGTCAAGGAGCTTCAGAGTATGAAGACATTTTGGCTGCAACCAAATGGATAAAGACTCAATCAAATTTAGACTATAATAAAATAGGTGTTTATGGTGGTTCATATGGAGGATATTTGACTTCGTTAGCCTTGAGTAAAAACTCAGACATATTCAAAGCAGGAGTTGATCTTCACGGCGTGCATTTTCACGAACCCGAAGAAGCTATCAATAAATATTCAGAAGCGCCAGATTTAAAGCAATCCTTAGAAATAGAAAAAAAATCATTCGCACTAAATTACGTTGCAAATTGGACATCTCCCGTCCTACTTATTCATGGAGATGATGATCGAAACGTTGATTTTATACAAAGTAAGAAACTTGCAGATCAACTTGAAAATTACCATGTACCATTTGAATATTTAGTAATCCCTGACGATTCTCATCATTGGATGAAATACAGCAATCAAGTAAAAATTGATCAAGCTACAGTTGACTTTCTAATGAAACATATCCCGATTAATTAA
- a CDS encoding mechanosensitive ion channel domain-containing protein: protein MSFFCASTLQAQRKKEAKKKDTLDQIILDSLKRDTMSIVATKEDTIAIQKAVLGDTLIPFVANKVEKYNATIHYSHRSVRDTLDMSDLMQEVAMVNKIVDKMQTRIEKGNRNFNIQMINTSIILLTENLNDLDPKSESLANYASRLMQNNRDVKRILKDPIFKLTGLSTDLKVQLNNIYQDGQQLDTSEIALLTRINLARNQTSTAILKLNDLLSDLKYMEENKYFQMWKPDAPSLFKLKSNYYQQPFWATLGSSFSRTFKIVGIYLKRKIGVLCWGMFFLLVTGIISWNNRRKIKKNEDYETIMTPVKYFKRSILLTTLFAFCNYFPFFFLNPPYSFLNLVELIQLVLFVAILWPYLLFKGRIMILISALICVGFILDNQLLDPTFGERWLLFLLCIALILTNLAVFKFNSSYTSLIAKSWVTNVVMIISIIFAVFSLLFNLGGLTTPMKLFGFTSIQVLIIGVSMRMFCQVALEFIYIQTEANKGSRFSAFINYIELKSKYMRIFAFIGMVAWCIGIFHSMNLYGLFLFIVDFIFNHHIHIGQFDFTFYSIFIFVFVIWVSSIVSRFVSFALGGDQDTSSTKRNKLGTMTLLIRLSILTIGFLIAIAASGIPLDKITLIIGALGVGIGFGLQNIVNNLVSGIILAFERPIQVGDSIEIGDKSGTVSEIGVRSSKLKVTEGADVIVPNGDLISQQITNWTLKDRRKRDFFSFRIAYGTDLYLVKKLVSDVFEENKNVLKNPPVAITISEFASTAVIMKAFFWVSELDDIPTIKGNLMYAVYARLLEHNIQIPHDPYDLGK, encoded by the coding sequence ATGAGTTTTTTTTGTGCTAGCACGCTCCAAGCACAGCGTAAAAAGGAAGCTAAAAAGAAAGATACACTGGATCAGATTATCTTGGATTCTTTGAAACGAGATACTATGTCTATTGTGGCAACGAAAGAAGATACAATAGCTATTCAAAAAGCCGTATTAGGGGATACTTTAATTCCCTTCGTTGCCAATAAAGTGGAAAAATATAATGCAACCATTCATTATTCTCATAGAAGTGTGCGAGATACATTGGACATGAGTGATCTGATGCAAGAGGTGGCTATGGTCAACAAAATTGTAGACAAGATGCAAACTCGTATTGAAAAAGGTAATCGCAATTTCAATATTCAGATGATCAATACAAGCATTATTTTATTGACTGAAAATCTAAATGATTTAGATCCAAAATCGGAAAGTTTGGCTAATTATGCGAGTCGTTTAATGCAAAATAATAGAGATGTAAAGCGTATATTGAAAGATCCCATTTTTAAGTTAACAGGTTTAAGTACTGATTTAAAAGTTCAATTGAATAATATTTATCAAGATGGACAACAATTAGATACTTCAGAAATTGCTTTATTGACAAGAATAAATCTTGCGAGGAACCAAACGTCAACAGCAATTTTAAAATTAAATGATTTACTTTCTGATTTGAAGTACATGGAGGAAAATAAGTATTTTCAAATGTGGAAACCAGATGCACCATCCTTATTTAAATTAAAATCGAACTATTATCAACAGCCATTTTGGGCAACGTTAGGATCTTCCTTTTCACGAACTTTTAAAATAGTGGGTATTTACTTAAAGCGTAAAATTGGAGTGTTGTGTTGGGGGATGTTTTTTTTATTGGTTACAGGTATTATATCTTGGAATAATCGTCGTAAAATTAAGAAAAATGAAGACTATGAAACGATAATGACACCTGTTAAATATTTTAAACGAAGTATTCTATTAACCACTTTATTTGCCTTTTGTAATTATTTCCCCTTCTTTTTCTTAAATCCTCCATATTCGTTTTTAAATCTAGTTGAGCTAATTCAATTGGTCCTTTTTGTGGCCATTCTATGGCCTTATTTATTATTTAAGGGACGTATCATGATCCTCATATCGGCACTTATATGTGTAGGATTTATATTGGATAATCAATTATTGGATCCAACTTTTGGAGAGCGTTGGTTATTATTTCTATTGTGTATTGCTTTAATATTAACAAATTTGGCCGTATTTAAGTTTAATTCGAGCTATACGTCCTTAATTGCCAAGTCTTGGGTGACAAATGTGGTTATGATTATTTCTATCATATTTGCTGTATTTTCTCTATTATTTAATTTAGGTGGATTGACAACCCCAATGAAATTATTTGGATTTACTTCTATACAAGTATTAATTATTGGTGTTTCGATGCGTATGTTTTGCCAGGTGGCATTAGAGTTTATTTATATTCAAACGGAAGCAAATAAAGGTAGTCGCTTTTCAGCATTTATCAATTATATCGAATTGAAAAGTAAATATATGCGCATTTTTGCTTTTATCGGAATGGTGGCATGGTGTATAGGTATTTTTCATAGTATGAATCTGTATGGATTATTTTTATTTATAGTTGATTTCATTTTTAATCATCATATCCATATTGGGCAATTTGATTTTACATTTTATTCCATATTCATATTTGTTTTTGTGATTTGGGTATCCTCCATAGTTAGTCGTTTTGTGAGTTTTGCGTTAGGTGGAGATCAAGATACATCATCAACAAAGCGTAATAAATTGGGAACGATGACTTTATTAATTCGATTATCAATATTGACTATCGGGTTTTTAATAGCGATTGCTGCGTCAGGAATACCATTGGATAAGATTACGTTGATTATAGGCGCCTTAGGTGTAGGTATTGGTTTCGGCTTGCAAAATATCGTCAATAATTTAGTATCTGGAATTATTCTAGCATTTGAAAGACCGATTCAAGTGGGCGATTCTATTGAGATTGGGGATAAGTCTGGGACTGTTAGCGAAATAGGCGTTCGTTCCAGTAAATTAAAAGTTACAGAAGGTGCCGATGTGATCGTACCTAACGGAGATCTAATTTCCCAACAAATTACGAACTGGACATTGAAGGATCGTAGAAAAAGAGATTTTTTCTCTTTTAGAATTGCTTATGGTACAGATTTGTATTTAGTTAAAAAACTTGTATCGGATGTTTTTGAGGAGAATAAAAATGTTTTGAAAAATCCGCCAGTCGCTATAACGATTAGTGAGTTTGCTAGTACGGCAGTAATAATGAAAGCCTTTTT